One window of Catharus ustulatus isolate bCatUst1 chromosome 3, bCatUst1.pri.v2, whole genome shotgun sequence genomic DNA carries:
- the LOC116994785 gene encoding gallinacin-11-like, protein MELLSCLMALLLFLLQAVPGLGLPRDTSRCLEHHGYCFHLRSCPEPFAAFGTCYRRRRTCCVDTTSNFHICQHEGGHCVPPEIRCVQKQEGLCPRRGWKCCTEV, encoded by the exons AtggagctcctctcctgcctcatggctctcctgcttttcctcctccaggctgtTCCAG GTCTGGGCTtgcccagggacacctcacGTTGTTTGGAACACCACGGTTACTGCTTCCACCTGAGATCCTGCCCGGAGCCGTTCGCCGCCTTCGGGACCTGCTACCGGCGCCGCAGGACCTGCTGTGTGG ACACAACATCCAACTTCCACATCTGCCAGCACGAGGGGGGCCACTGTGTGCCCCCAGAAATCAGATGTGTGCAGAAGCAGGAGGGGCTCTGCCCTCGCAGAGGATGGAAGTGCTGCACAGAAGTGTGA